CTCCATTGTGCACTACGGGCAGTACAGCATCCGCCAGTGCAAGGAATATATGGCCGCCCACGGCGCGTCCGTGCGGCTCACCTGGTGACGGGCTGGACTTTGCCGCCGAAAGTGTTTATACATACCCACTTAAATTACGGGGTTGTTTCCCCTGGAGGAAGTTATGGCTCATAAAAAAGTGGAACGCAAAAAGGAACTGGACCGCCGCCGTCACCGTCGCGAAGAGCGACTGAAGCAGCGCGTGCGCGAAGCCAAGGCCGCCAAAGCCTGACCCCTTGCACGCCAACGCCCCGTTGGCCGCATAGGCAATAGTGCGGCGTGGGGCGGGGCTTTTGTGTTACAGGGCTTTCCGCTTGCCCGAAGTGCGTTCGCGCGCCTTTGGGAAAGTGAAACGTTTTCGGCGGCGGGCGTGCGGGCTCCTCTTGCGGGGCTGCCGCGCAAACGCCCTGTTCCGCCCCTTTTATCCACAGCGTTCCTCCCGGCTGACGGCGGAACGTGCCCCGGGGCACTGCGGTTTCGTAGTGCCCCGGTAACAACTCTCATGGAGAACGGCGCGTGCGGTCCGGCCGCGCCGCCGTTACACTGTGCTATGCCTATCTACGAATATCAGTGTCCCAAGTGTCAGCACCGTTTTGAAGAATGGGTCAAACTGGCGGACGCCCACGGGCAGGAGCCCTGCCCCAAGTGCGGCACGCCCGCGCCGCGCATCATGTCGCACACGTCCTTTGTGCTTAAAGGCGGCGGCTGGTATGTGAGCGACTACGGCTACCGTAAAGGCATCAAGGAAGACGGGTCTTCCGCCACGGCCGCCGCGTCCGATTCCGGTTCGGGCGCCTCCGGCGGCAGCGCCGGTTCCGCCCCCGCCGCTTCCGGATCTGCCGCGCCCGCCAAAGCGGCGAACGCCCCTGCGGCGGCCCCGGCGGCCCCCGCTGCGTCCACCACGTCCAAGCCCGCTCCCGCGGCCTCATGAGGCAAGCATGATCGATCGTTATACCCGGCCGGCAATGGGCCGCATCTGGACCCTGGAAAACCGCTACCGGGCCTGGCTCGACGTGGAGCTGGCCGTGTGCGAGGCCTGGGGCGAACTGGGCCGCGTGCCCGCCGACGCCCTGGCGCACA
This sequence is a window from Desulfovibrio legallii. Protein-coding genes within it:
- a CDS encoding FmdB family zinc ribbon protein → MPIYEYQCPKCQHRFEEWVKLADAHGQEPCPKCGTPAPRIMSHTSFVLKGGGWYVSDYGYRKGIKEDGSSATAAASDSGSGASGGSAGSAPAASGSAAPAKAANAPAAAPAAPAASTTSKPAPAAS